Proteins from a genomic interval of Calypte anna isolate BGI_N300 chromosome 6, bCalAnn1_v1.p, whole genome shotgun sequence:
- the NDST2 gene encoding bifunctional heparan sulfate N-deacetylase/N-sulfotransferase 2 has product MIQLWKVVRHVRQLELHRLILLLIAFSLVSMCILAYYVTNNPKIKEPPPLPFSDCSNQHRVAVPPQASWRLTKSVDTSRTEPVVLVFVESIYSQLGQEIVAILESSRFKYRTEIAPGKGDMPTLTDKDRGRYALIIYENILKYVNLDAWNRELLDKYCVEYGVGIVGFFKANENSLLSAQLKGFPLFLHSNLGLRDYHINPSAPLLYVTRANEVEQGPLPGDDWTVFQSNHSTYEPVLLASTKSSESIPHLAAHKALHATVVQDLGLHDGIQRVLFGNNLNFWLHKLIFVDAIAYLTGKRLCLTLDRYVLVDIDDIFVGKEGTRMKVSDVEALLSTQNKLRTLVPNFTFNLGFSGKFYHTGTDEEDEGDDMLLKHRKEFWWFPHMWSHMQPHLFHNVTVLAEQMKLNKQFAVEHGIPTDLGYAVAPHHSGVYPVHTQLYEAWKSVWSIQVTSTEEYPHLRPARYRRGFIHNGIMVLPRQTCGLFTHTIFYNEYPGGSKELDKSIRGGELFLTVLLNPISIFMTHLSNYGNDRLGLYTFESLVKFVQCWTNLRLQTLPPVQLAKKYFEIFPQEKNPLWQNPCDDKRHKDIWSKEKTCDRLPKFLIVGPQKTGTTAVHFFLTMHPAVTSNFPSPSTFEEIQFFNGPNYHKGIDWYMEFFPIPSNASTDFMFEKSANYFDTEVVPKRGAALLPRAKIITVLINPADRAYSWYQHQRAHNDPVALNYTFYQVISAKPQAPQELRNLQSRCLLPGWYSTHLERWLTYYPSGQLLIVDGQELRHNPASVMDNIQKFLGVTPLFNYTQALRFDEAKGFWCQLLDGGKTKCLGKSKGRKYPDMDSSSRLFLRDFYREHNIELSKLLNRLGQPLPSWLREELQNSSWS; this is encoded by the exons ATGATCCAGCTGTGGAAAGTGGTGCGGCACGTGCGACAGCTGGAGCTCCACAGGTTGATCCTGCTGCTCATTGCCTTCAGCCTGGTCTCCATGTGCATCCTGGCTTACTACGTCACCAACAACCCCAAAATCAAGGAGCCACCACCCCTGCCCTTCAGCGACTGCAGCAACCAGCACCGCGTCGCTGTCCCGCCGCAAGCCAGCTGGAGGCTCACCAAGTCTGTGGACACCTCCAGGACGGAGCCCGTGGTGCTGGTGTTTGTGGAAAGCATTTACTCCCAGCTGGGGCAGGAAATTGTGGCTATCTTGGAATCCAGCAGGTTTAAATACAGGACAGAGATAGCCCCGGGCAAAGGGGACATGCCCACCCTGACAGACAAAGACAGAGGACGCTACGCTCTGATCATTTACGAGAACATCCTGAAATATGTGAACCTGGATGCTTGGAACAGAGAGCTGCTGGATAAATACTGTGTGGAGTACGGAGTGGGGATCGTAGGCTTTTTCAAAGCCAATGAGAACAGCCTGCTCAGCGCACAGCTCAAGGGTTTCCCCCTTTTCCTACATTCCAACTTGGGCCTGCGGGACTACCACATCAACCCAAGTGCTCCCCTGCTCTATGTCACCCGGGCTAACGAGGTGGAGCAGGGGCCACTGCCTGGGGACGACTGGACAGTGTTCCAGTCCAACCACAGCACCTACGAGCCAGTGCTCTTGGCCAGCACCAAGTCCTCGGAGTCCATTCCTCACCTGGCTGCCCACAAAGCCTTGCACGCCACGGTGGTGCAGGACCTGGGCCTGCACGATGGGATCCAGCGGGTTCTCTTTGGTAATAACCTCAATTTTTGGCTGCACAAACTCATTTTCGTGGATGCCATCGCCTACTTGACCGGCAAACGCCTCTGCCTGACGCTTGACCGCTATGTCCTGGTGGACATTGATGATATATTTGTGGGGAAAGAGGGAACACGCATGAAAGTCTCCGATGTCGAG GCTTTACTGAGCACCCAGAATAAGCTGAGAACTTTAGTCCCAAATTTCACCTTCAACCTGGGCTTCTCAGGGAAGTTCTACCACACAG GTACGGATGAAGAAGATGAAGGGGATGACATGCTGCTCAAACACAGGAAGGAGTTCTGGTGGTTCCCTCACATGTGGAGTCACATGCAGCCTCATCTTTTCCACAATGTCACTGTGCTGGCTGAGCAGATGAAGCTCAACAAGCAGTTTGCTGTG GAGCATGGGATTCCCACAGACTTGGGCTATGCAGTAGCCCCCCATCACTCTGGGGTTTATCCTGTCCACACACAGCTCTACGAGGCCTGGAAATCCGTGTGGAGCATCCAGGTAACCAGCACTGAGGAATATCCACACCTGCGGCCCGCCCGCTACCGCCGGGGATTCATCCATAATGGAATCATG GTGCTGCCTCGACAGACCTGTGGTCTTTTCACTCACACTATCTTCTATAATGAGTATCCTGGTGGTTCAAAGGAGTTGGACAAGAGCATTCGTGGTGGTGAACTCTTCCTGACAGTGCTCCTGAACCCA atCAGCATCTTCATGACCCACCTCTCCAACTACGGGAATGACCGTCTGGGGCTCTACACTTTCGAAAGCCTGGTGAAGTTCGTGCAGTGCTGGACCAACCTGCGGCTGCAAACGCTGCCCCCTGTCCAACTGGCAAAGAAATACTTCGAAATCTTTCCCCAGGAGAAGAACCCCTTGTGGCAG AACCCCTGTGATGACAAGAGGCACAAGGACATCTGGTCCAAAGAGAAAACGTGCGACCGGCTTCCCAAGTTCCTCATCGTTGGGCCTCAGAAAACAG GCACAACAGCCGTGCACTTCTTCCTGACCATGCATCCAGCTGTCACCAGTAACTTCCCCAGTCCATCCACCTTTGAGGAGATCCAGTTTTTTAATGGACCCAACTATCATAAAGGAATTGATTG GTACATGGAATTCTTTCCCATCCCCTCCAATGCCAGCACAGACTTCATGTTTGAGAAGAGTGCCAATTACTTCGACACCGAGGTGGTGCCCAAACGcggggcagctctgctgcctcgGGCCAAAATCATCACAGTGCTGATCAACCCTGCTGACAGAGCCTACTCCTGGTACCAG CACCAGCGGGCTCACAACGACCCCGTGGCACTCAATTACACCTTCTACCAAGTGATCTCTGCAAAGCCCCAGGCCCCTCAGGAGCTGCGCAACCTGCAGAGCAGATGTCTGCTCCCTGGCTGGTATTCCACACACCTGGAACGCTGGCTCACCTACTACCCCTCAGGCCAG CTTCTCATTGTGGATGGGCAGGAGCTGAGACACAACCCTGCCTCTGTGATGGACAACATCCAGAAGTTCTTGGGAGTTACACCACTCTTCAACTACACCCAAGCCCTCAG ATTTGATGAAGCCAAAGGCTTTTGGTGccagctgctggatggagggaAGACAAAATGCCTCGGGAAgagtaaaggaagaaaatacccTGACATGGATTCCTCG TCACGGCTGTTCCTGAGAGACTTTTACCGGGAGCACAACATCGAGTTATCCAAACTGCTCAACAGGCTggggcagccccttccctcctggcTCCGAGAGGAACTGCAGAACTCCAGCTGGAGCTGA